A single window of Synechococcus sp. CBW1004 DNA harbors:
- the dnaK gene encoding molecular chaperone DnaK, which yields MGKVVGIDLGTTNSCVAVMEGGKPTVIANAEGFRTTPSVVAYTKNQDKLVGQIAKRQAVMNPENTFYSVKRFIGRRVDEVNEESKEVSYGVEKAGSNVKVRCPVLNKQFAPEEISAEVLRKLAEDAGKYLGETVTQAVITVPAYFNDSQRQATKDAGKIAGLEVLRIINEPTAAALAYGLDRKSNERILVFDLGGGTFDVSVLEVGDGVFEVLSTSGDTHLGGDDFDKVIVDWLADSFKANEGIDLRQDKQALQRLTEAAEKAKIELSSATQTEINLPFITATPEGPKHLDLTLTRAKFEELASSLIDRCRVPVEQALKDAKLSTSELDEIVMVGGSTRIPAVLELVKRITGKDPNQTVNPDEVVAVGAAIQGGVLAGEVKDILLLDVTPLSLGVETLGGVMTKMITRNTTIPTKKTETYSTAVDGQTNVEIHVLQGEREMASDNKSLGTFRLDGIPPAPRGVPQIEVTFDIDANGILSVTAKDKGSGKEQSISITGASTLSDNEVERMVKDAEANASADKEKREKIDLKNQSETLVYQAEKQLAELGDKVSADDKSKVENFTKELKEAIEKDNTESMKSVLEQLQQALYAAGASVYQQAGADGAGAAPGGNGNGASAGAPSGADDVIDAEFTESK from the coding sequence ATGGGCAAGGTCGTTGGTATTGACCTCGGCACCACGAACAGCTGTGTGGCGGTGATGGAGGGAGGCAAGCCCACCGTGATCGCCAATGCCGAAGGGTTCCGCACAACCCCTTCGGTGGTGGCCTACACCAAGAACCAGGACAAGCTGGTGGGCCAGATCGCCAAACGCCAGGCGGTCATGAATCCCGAAAATACGTTCTATTCCGTCAAGCGCTTCATCGGCCGTCGTGTCGACGAAGTGAATGAAGAGTCGAAGGAAGTCAGCTATGGCGTTGAGAAGGCTGGCTCGAATGTGAAGGTGCGCTGCCCGGTGCTCAACAAGCAGTTCGCCCCTGAGGAGATCTCAGCCGAGGTGCTGCGCAAGCTGGCTGAGGATGCTGGCAAGTATCTGGGTGAAACCGTCACCCAGGCGGTGATCACCGTTCCCGCCTACTTCAACGATTCACAGCGCCAGGCCACCAAGGACGCCGGCAAGATCGCCGGTCTCGAGGTGCTGCGCATCATCAACGAGCCCACCGCGGCTGCGTTGGCCTACGGCCTGGATCGGAAGAGCAATGAGCGCATCCTGGTCTTCGACCTGGGCGGCGGCACCTTCGACGTGTCGGTGCTCGAAGTCGGCGACGGCGTCTTCGAGGTGCTCTCCACCAGCGGTGACACCCACCTGGGCGGTGACGACTTCGACAAGGTGATCGTCGACTGGCTGGCCGATTCATTCAAAGCCAACGAAGGCATCGATCTGCGTCAGGACAAGCAGGCCTTGCAGCGCCTCACCGAGGCGGCCGAAAAGGCCAAGATCGAACTCTCCAGTGCCACCCAGACGGAGATCAATCTCCCGTTCATCACCGCCACTCCCGAGGGCCCCAAGCACCTCGACCTCACCCTCACCCGCGCCAAGTTCGAGGAGCTGGCCAGCTCCCTGATCGACCGCTGCCGCGTGCCGGTGGAGCAGGCCCTCAAGGACGCCAAGCTCTCCACCAGCGAACTCGATGAGATCGTCATGGTGGGCGGTTCCACCCGCATTCCGGCGGTGCTGGAACTCGTGAAGCGCATCACCGGGAAGGATCCCAACCAGACGGTGAACCCGGATGAGGTGGTGGCCGTGGGCGCCGCGATTCAGGGCGGTGTGCTGGCCGGTGAGGTGAAGGACATCCTGCTGCTCGATGTCACGCCGCTGTCGCTCGGCGTCGAGACTCTCGGCGGTGTGATGACCAAGATGATCACCCGCAACACCACGATCCCCACCAAGAAGACGGAGACCTACTCCACTGCGGTGGACGGCCAGACCAACGTGGAGATCCACGTGCTCCAGGGCGAGCGCGAGATGGCCAGCGACAACAAGTCGCTCGGCACCTTCCGCCTCGACGGCATCCCGCCGGCCCCCCGTGGCGTGCCCCAGATCGAAGTCACCTTCGACATCGACGCCAACGGCATCCTCAGCGTCACCGCCAAGGACAAGGGCAGCGGCAAGGAGCAGAGCATCTCGATCACCGGTGCCTCAACCCTCTCTGACAACGAGGTGGAGCGGATGGTGAAGGATGCCGAAGCCAATGCCTCCGCCGACAAGGAGAAGCGCGAGAAGATCGATCTGAAGAACCAGTCGGAAACGCTGGTGTATCAGGCCGAGAAGCAGCTCGCCGAACTCGGCGACAAGGTGAGCGCCGACGACAAGTCCAAGGTGGAGAATTTCACCAAGGAGCTCAAGGAGGCGATCGAGAAGGACAACACCGAATCGATGAAGAGCGTGCTGGAACAACTCCAGCAGGCCCTCTACGCCGCCGGTGCCTCGGTGTATCAGCAGGCCGGTGCCGATGGGGCCGGGGCGGCCCCCGGCGGGAACGGCAACGGCGCCAGTGCCGGAGCCCCCAGCGGTGCCGACGACGTGATCGACGCCGAGTTCACCGAGAGCAAGTGA
- a CDS encoding shikimate dehydrogenase, giving the protein MSSAIPSPSPIRGSTAFAGVLGDPVRHSLSPVMHNAALASLDLDWVYLALPVAADRLATVVQALEAMGCRGLSVTIPHKQAVAALCRELSPLAERLGAVNTLVPHPQGGWFGTNTDVEGFCAPLLEDGTDWQGRRAVVLGSGGSARAVAAALVELGFADIQLAGRRAAALEAFRQDCAAWAPQLRPLVWTAETDGLAAELATADLVVNTTPLGMASASDSGAASRCPLSEHELDALPPSCWVYDVIYTPRPTELLRRSSQRGCRSLDGLEMLVQQGAAALRLWSGRTEVPVGRMREAALAALERCG; this is encoded by the coding sequence ATGTCATCTGCGATCCCTTCTCCCAGCCCGATCCGCGGCTCCACCGCCTTCGCGGGGGTGCTCGGAGATCCGGTGCGTCACTCCCTGTCGCCGGTGATGCACAACGCCGCCCTGGCCTCCCTTGACCTCGACTGGGTGTATCTGGCCCTGCCCGTCGCAGCCGACAGGCTCGCCACCGTGGTTCAGGCCCTCGAGGCGATGGGCTGTCGTGGGCTGAGCGTCACCATCCCCCACAAGCAGGCGGTGGCCGCCCTCTGCCGTGAGCTCAGCCCCCTGGCCGAGCGGCTGGGGGCGGTCAACACCCTGGTGCCCCATCCGCAGGGGGGCTGGTTCGGTACCAACACCGATGTGGAGGGCTTCTGTGCACCTCTGCTGGAAGACGGAACCGACTGGCAGGGTCGGCGGGCGGTGGTGCTGGGCAGTGGCGGCAGTGCCCGGGCCGTGGCCGCGGCCCTGGTGGAGCTGGGCTTCGCCGACATCCAGCTGGCAGGGCGGCGGGCAGCCGCTCTGGAGGCCTTCCGGCAGGACTGTGCCGCCTGGGCCCCGCAGCTGCGTCCGCTCGTCTGGACGGCAGAGACGGACGGCCTGGCGGCGGAGCTCGCCACTGCTGATCTTGTCGTCAACACCACGCCCCTCGGCATGGCCTCGGCGAGCGATTCCGGTGCCGCATCGCGCTGTCCCCTCAGCGAGCATGAACTCGACGCGCTGCCCCCGAGCTGCTGGGTCTACGACGTCATCTACACGCCGCGTCCCACTGAGCTGCTGCGCCGCAGCTCCCAGCGGGGCTGCCGCAGCCTGGATGGCCTGGAGATGCTCGTGCAGCAGGGTGCGGCGGCTCTGCGCCTGTGGAGTGGTCGCACCGAGGTCCCGGTCGGGCGCATGCGGGAGGCGGCCCTGGCGGCGCTGGAGCGTTGCGGCTGA
- a CDS encoding Tic20 family protein has product MLSGLAYLLPFSDALPFGRALLQQFPFLSVVALPALPLIALQQLIPFGGLVLFLALYLAVVRNDRVPYLIRFHVLQAILIDIVLVLLSLAFRILLSPFAGSFALRTLENTVFLGALVVSLFGLVQSLRGQEADIPTVSDAVRMQL; this is encoded by the coding sequence TTGCTTTCAGGGCTCGCCTACCTGCTGCCCTTCAGCGATGCCCTGCCCTTCGGCCGTGCCCTTCTGCAGCAGTTCCCGTTCCTGAGTGTGGTGGCGCTGCCCGCCCTGCCCCTGATCGCCCTGCAGCAGCTGATCCCGTTCGGGGGACTGGTGCTGTTCCTGGCGCTTTACCTGGCGGTGGTGCGCAACGACCGTGTGCCCTACCTGATCCGCTTCCACGTGTTGCAGGCGATCCTGATCGACATCGTGCTGGTGCTGCTCAGCCTCGCCTTTCGGATCCTGCTGTCCCCCTTCGCCGGCAGCTTCGCGCTGCGCACCCTCGAGAACACGGTCTTCCTCGGTGCGCTGGTGGTGTCCCTGTTCGGGCTGGTTCAGAGCCTGCGCGGCCAGGAGGCCGACATCCCCACCGTGTCGGATGCGGTGCGGATGCAGCTCTGA
- the rpsF gene encoding 30S ribosomal protein S6, with protein sequence MSQPYYETMYILRPDIPEEEVETHVNKYRDLVTESGGVVLDTQMRGKRRLAYPIARHREGIYVQLNHNGDGQQVAPLERAMRLSEDVIRYLTVKQDGPMPAPRSVPNSGAGESVAAATEVVGA encoded by the coding sequence ATGAGCCAGCCCTACTACGAGACGATGTACATCCTCCGCCCGGACATCCCGGAGGAGGAGGTTGAGACCCATGTGAACAAGTACCGCGACCTTGTCACCGAGTCCGGCGGTGTGGTTCTCGATACCCAGATGCGCGGCAAGCGCCGCCTCGCCTACCCGATCGCCAGGCATCGTGAAGGTATCTATGTGCAGCTCAACCACAATGGCGACGGCCAGCAGGTGGCTCCCCTCGAGCGGGCGATGCGCCTCTCCGAGGACGTGATCCGCTATCTGACCGTCAAGCAGGATGGGCCGATGCCCGCCCCCCGCTCGGTGCCGAACAGCGGTGCCGGTGAGAGCGTTGCCGCTGCGACCGAGGTAGTGGGCGCCTGA